One Aegilops tauschii subsp. strangulata cultivar AL8/78 chromosome 7, Aet v6.0, whole genome shotgun sequence genomic window carries:
- the LOC109776310 gene encoding peroxidase 1 yields the protein MASSSSSSLAGLAVLLTAVLCLQLPIHSRAQLRVGFYNTTCPNAEAIVRQAVTAAFATNSGVAAGLIRLHFHDCFVEGCDSSVLLSVNPGGGTPERDAAPNNPSLRGFAVVDAARAALEQSCPRTVSCADILAFAARDSVNITGSNAFYQVPSGRRDGNLSTQAGAFTLPGPNLTADGLVSGFQDRGLTAEDMVVLSGSHTLGRSHCNSFIVRNRERLASGTIGPAYQALLEALCPANTSQFTNVTTEIDLSTPVVLDNNYYKLVQLNLGLHFSDDQLIRNATLKGFVDTFAANETLWKEKFIAAMIKMGNIAPKTGTQGEIRLNCSIVNPSSTSSSGYDGAIQMLRRPGSDDKVASG from the exons ATggcgagcagcagcagcagcagcctgGCCGGTCTGGCGGTGCTGCTCACCGCCGTGCTGTGCCTGCAGCTGCCGATCCACAGCCGCGCGCAGCTGCGCGTGGGGTTCTACAACACCACCTGCCCCAACGCCGAGGCCATCGTCCGGCAGGCCGTCACGGCCGCCTTCGCTACCAACTCCGGCGTCGCCGCCGGCCTCATCCGCCTCCACTTCCACGACTGCTTCGTCGAG GGCTGTGATTCCTCGGTGCTCCTGTCCGTCAACCCCGGCGGAGGCACGCCGGAGCGTGACGCGGCACCGAACAACCCGAGCCTGCGTGGCTTCGCGGTCGTCGACGCCGCCAGGGCCGCATTGGAGCAGAGCTGCCCGCGCACGGTGTCATGCGCCGACATCCTGGCCTTCGCCGCCCGGGACAGCGTGAACATCACCGGCAGCAACGCCTTCTACCAGGTCCCTTCCGGCCGCCGCGACGGGAACCTCTCGACCCAGGCCGGCGCGTTCACCCTCCCGGGGCCGAACCTGACGGCGGACGGCCTCGTCAGCGGGTTCCAGGACAGGGGGCTCACCGCCGAAGACATGGTGGTCCTGTCCGGCTCCCACACCCTGGGCCGCTCCCACTGCAACTCCTTCATCGTGAGGAACCGGGAGCGGCTGGCGAGCGGCACCATCGGCCCGGCGTACCAGGCGCTGCTGGAGGCGCTGTGCCCGGCGAACACGAGCCAGTTCACCAACGTGACGACGGAGATCGACCTGAGCACGCCGGTGGTGCTGGACAACAACTACTACAAGCTGGTGCAGCTCAACCTGGGCCTGCACTTCTCCGACGACCAGCTCATCCGCAACGCCACCCTCAAGGGCTTCGTCGACACCTTCGCCGCCAACGAGACGCTGTGGAAGGAGAAGTTCATCGCCGCCATGATCAAGATGGGCAACATCGCCCCCAAGACCGGCACGCAAGGGGAGATCCGCCTCAACTGCAGCATCGTCAACCCGTCCTCCACCTCTTCGTCCGGTTACGATGGGGCGATCCAGATGCTCCGCCGCCCGGGCTCCGACGATAAGGTCGCCTCGGGCTGA